CGGCCCTCGGGCCTGCGCGCCAGGAGGAACTGGCGGTTGATGGCGGGCATGCCGTGTGTCTCCTTTCCGGTTCCAGGAGGGAGGCGCCGGGACGCGGCGTGTGATGGGCCTTCGAGGGTGGGCTTCGCCCGTCCGCCCGGCTGGCGCGGGAGGAGGCGTCGCGGACCGGGCCATTCCGGAGGGTGGTGGTAGGGTGGCGCGATGGCTTCCGCTTCCTCTCTTCGTTTCGCCGTGGGCGCGCTCGCCGCGTGGGGGCTGCTCGCCGGCTGTGGCCGCACCGTGGCCCAGCCCGCCACCCTCGTGGACCTGAAGGACCGCACCCTGAAGTTCACCCTCACGGACGTGGACTCCCTCGAGCGGGACTCCACCGTGGGCGCGCACCGCTTCACCCTCGTGTTCTCCGAGGGCCTCTCCTGCGCCCAGCTCGCGAACGGCGTCACCGCCACGCTCAATGGCCAGCCCATGAAGCTCGAGCCCGGGGGCGTGCCCGACACCGGTGTCGGCGGGCGCGAGGTGTGCGAGTCGCCGCGTGCCACCTTCGACTTCGACCCCGAGCGCTGGGACAGCGAGCCCACCGAGGACCTCCGCATCATCCTCCAGGACGACACCCACTCGATGGTGCTCGTCCTGCGCGATGCCAAGGCCAAGCGGCGCTTCCTGCGCGAGAGCGGCGTCCCGGGCACCCTGCGGCGCGGACAGACCTATGCCTACGTATGGCTGCCCGAGACGGATGTGCTCCAGGGGCCCGCGAAGGCCAGCCTCATCCACAAGAACAGCGGCGCCCTGGGCGTGCTGGACGTGCGGCAGGAGGGCAACACGGCCCGCTTCACCGTCCCCTCCGAGACGGTGGAGGGCCAGTACCTGCTGCGGCTGAGCGGCACCGCCGTCGCGCAGGTGCTCTCCTGCGAGGGCGTGGCCGGCTGCGAGGGCGGCCTCTTCCACTCGGGGGACGTGGACGTGACCGTCAGTCCCTGAGCCCGCTCGCCTTCCTGGCGAGGGTTCCTCCCCCGGCGGTTGCCGGGGTCCCGCCCGCTCCCCACCGTGGGGAGGGTAGGCAACCCGAGAGGACCCCTCCATGGCTCAGAAGAATCCGCGCGAAGCAGGACCCAAGCCCCCCATGCCTCCCCAGGAGCAGCAGGCGCCTGGACTCGAGGGCCAGATGACGCCCGAGCCGGACTACGGCCTCACGAGCTACAAGGGGCTCGGCCGGTTGAAGGACCGGGTGGTGCTCATCACCGGTGGGGACAGCGGCATCGGCCGCGCGGTGTGCCTGGCCTTCGCGCGTGAAGGCGCGGACGTGGCCTTCGCGTACCTCAACGAGGATCCGGACGCCGAGGTGACGCGCAAGGTGGTCGAGGACTCGGGCCACCAGGTGCTCGCGCTCAAGGGGGACATCACGGACGAAAGCGTGTGCCGCCGCATCATCGAGGACACGGTGAAGCGCTTCGGCCGCATCGACGTGCTCGTCAACAACGCGGCCTACCAGGGCAAGAAGGTGGAGAAGTTCGAGGAGCTCACGGCCGAGCGTGTCGAGCGCACCTTCCGCACCAACATCATCGCGATGTTCAACCTGGTGCGCTACGCGCTGCCGCACATGAAGGCGGGGGCCTCCATCATCAACACGGCGTCCATCCAGGCCTACAACCCGTCGCCGGGCATCCTCGACTACGCCTGCACCAAGGGCGCCATCGTCACCTTCACCAAGGGGCTGGCGCAGGAGCTCATCGAGCGCGGCATCCGCGTCAACTGCGTGGCGCCGGGCCCGGTGTGGACGCCGCTCATCCCGCAGTCCTTCAACGCCGAGAAGGTGAAGAAGTTCGGCGAGCAGTCGCCCATGGGCCGGGCTGCGCAGCCGGTGGAGCTCGCGCCTTCGTATGTGTTCCTGGCCTCGGACGAGTCGCGCTACGTGAACGGGGAGATCCTCGGCGTCACGGGCGGACAGATCCTCGCCTGAGCAGCGCGGCCGCGCGTGGGTGGCGGCGGGTTCGATTCCCGCCGCTTCCACTAAACGTGGGCAACCCCAGGTGCTCCAGAATCGTGCGCACCCCTGCTGCCCCCTTCACGTACGCCAACACCTGCCCATCACGGGGCGACGTCCAGCCGCTCGTAGCGCTGGCGTTGGAGTTGAAGTTGCTCAATCCTCGTGGGGAGCGCTTTCGAGTTCTTCTGTGTCGGGGCAGACCGGAGGACAACGAATGGATTCATTCATCGGCATGAGGGTGAAGTCCCGTCCGTCTTTATCGTAGGCATAGAGCACCACGGTCTCCCTGCCATCGGCATACCTGCCGTAATAGATGCGGATGCCGACTGCCCCGGGCTGTGCCAGGAGCGCATCGAAGGCGCTCCGCGCCAGGGACTGAGCGCGGACAGCCCCTGGCTCAGCCGTCGCACGGAACCGGGCAATCAGTTCCTGGGCATGCTCGCGGCTGACGAGGTGGGGGCTCACCGCCGCGGGCCCCTGCGCCGCGGTTGCTGGCGTCCCCCAGAGGGTCTCTTCTGGAACTTCTGTACCGGGGCAGAATGGAGGACAATTGCTGGTCCGATTCGCCGACAGGAGGGGGAGGTCCCGTCCGTCTTTGTCGTAGGCATAGAGCACCACGGTCGGCCTGCCGTCAGCGTACTTGCCGTAATAGATGCGGATGCCGGCCGCTCCAGGCTGTGCCAGGAGCGCATCGAAGGCACTCCGCGCCAAGGATTGAGCGTAGACGGCCCCAGGCGCGGCGGTCGTCTCACGGAACCGGGTGATAAGGCCCTGGGCATGCTCGCGGCTGACGAGGTGGGGACTCACGGCTGGCTCCTGCTTCGGGGCCGCTGATGTCACCCAGGGAATGCCACACAGGACTCCGACCAGTGTGGCCACAAGGACTTCCCACTTCCCGCTGCGCTGCGAAGGCATCTGAACCTCCTCCTTGGCTCGGTTACCGCACCGAGCCTATCTGCCCGTGTGACGCATAAGAAGGGTAACGCATAAGCATCTTCGCTCCGGGCGCGAAACCGTCACCTTGAGCCTGCCTCCACACCGCGGACAGGCGAACACGTCCAGTGCGAAGGTCCTGCGCAGCAGCCCGGCCCAATCCACCCGCGCTGTCCTCTGCTTCCTCGGCTCCTCCACCGTCGCGGCCAAGCAGAGGCTCTCCTTCTGTGGGCCCGCCTCCGTCCCCGCTTGAGGGAGCGAGGTGTTGAAGCTCAAGCCGCCACAGCCAGCCAAGAGAGCTCCGCCCCTGGCGCGTCCCGCCTGGGAAGGCGGCTGGGCCGGCGAAGGCCGGCGAAGGTGTCAAAGAACTCGGCGCGCAGGGTTGGAGTGCGAAGGGACCACGGCCTGGACGGGTGAACTCCCCTGAGGGTACGCGGGAGCTGAGTTGGGGCCTCATGGCCACATGAGGCGGAACCCTGGGGAGGGGAATGGCATCAGTCTTGACGAGACTTCTCAGTAGCAGCGTCGTGGTCGGCTTTTCCGGCCCACCATGCAAGCTCGCGGATCGCCACACTCAGTTCGACGTCGGGATACCGCGCCATCGTCTCATCCATGAGCACGTGCAGGATGCGCAGCATAGCCGTTTCAATCGTCGTGCCGTTCTGGGTTGCATAGCCGCGAGCTTCTTCGACGCACTCAAGGCACCAATCTTGCCAAGCGTCGCTCATCGCTTTCTGGTCCTTTCCGCGATGTCCCAGACACTTGTGACGGCGCTGCGGATCTTCTCGGTACTGCGGTTGCCGTCGCGCGTGTCCCGGCACGCGTAGAGGACAAAATTGTGAACCTCTGCAACGGCGGCCTCGAACCGGCTGCGTCGTTCGGAGGACTTGGCCTTGGCAAGCCCTTTTCCCCAGCAATACTCATGGAGCTGCGCGATGACACACTGTCTGTCTACAAAACGAAGTTCCATCAACCGTGCCATCTGTCCTTCGCTCTTCAATAGCCGATTCACTTGATACGCGCACTCTTGCGTTTCAAGGCCATTGACGTCGGAGTCCGGTAAAGGCAGTTCAATGTCCGCAATAGAGGAATACTTCTTCGCTGAGCCTCGCACCTCGTCCGCCGCCCAAAGCCCAGGAGCTGGGTCCGTTGGGTCCACCGGCAACACGCTTGTTCGGTGAACGCTCCACCCGGGACTCCGGCGCCTGCCAGGGCATGACCAGTGGGGAGGCCCCTGCTCCCGCAGGGGGGTGACGTGGCTGGGGGAAGGACGGTATGGGCGCAGGGAGCATGGGGACTGCCTGGGCTTGGTGGAGCATCGTCGGGCCCCCAGCACAGCCCGTGAGCACCCACAACAACAGGTGCAGCCCGCGCTGCCACCCTCGCTTCCAATGGGGCAATTGAGGCGCCTCGCCTCGCGGGTCCACCTCGGTCATTCCTTGTCTACACCACGTCCGCCGTCACCTCGTCAAGCACCACTTCGCCGGTTCACCCCCTCTTGTCTCCTCAGTGGCCCACGCGGCAAAGGTGTCCTCCGAGAAGGCCGAGAAGGTGTCAAAGGATTCGAAAGCCCGAGAAGGTGTCAAAGGATTCGAAACGCGGGACTCAAGCGACAGAACAAGACTCGGTATGGACGGGGGACCCCACCGGTCCCCGAGTTATTCCGAGGACTTGAGGCTGGCGCGCCAGGTGCATCCGGACTGGTGACTCGTGCATAGGGGATGGGGATGGGCTGGCCGCTGAGGATGTTCCAGGAGGAGGGCTACTATTTCGTCACGTCCAGGTGCTTTCAGGGGCGGCTGCTGCTGCGTCCCAGCGCGGAGGTGAACGAGGTGGTGGGAGGCGTGCTGGCAAAAGCCGTCCAGCGCAGTGCCGGCAGTGTGAGGCTGCACGCCTTCACCTTCGCCTCCAATCACTTTCACCTGCTGGTGTGGGCGCGTGGGGCCGAGCTCGCCTGCTTCATGCAGTACCTGCGAGCCAACCTGTCCAAGAAGGTGGGGAGGCTGGTGGACTGGAGAGGAGGTTTCTGGGAGCGGCGCTACTCAGCGGAGCCGGTGCTGGACGACACGGCGCTGGTGGGGCGGCTGCGTTACGTGCTGGCCCATGGAGTGAAGGAGGGCCTGGTGCAGGGGAGTGCCGAGTGGCCGGGACTCACATGTCTGCCGCAGCTGCTGGGGCCGGCGAGGCGAGTGTTCCAGTGGTTCAACTGGACGAAGCGCTGGAGCAGGAGGGGTAGGGGGAGTGAGGACAGGGCAACGGGGGAGGGGCGCTTCGGCGAGGAACTCGCCGAGCCAGTGGAGTTGGAGGTGGCGCCCCTGCCGTGCTGGGAAGGACTGGGAGAGGAGGGGAGGCAGCGCGCGGTGAGGGGGCTGGTGGAGGGAGTGGAAGCCGAGGCTCGCGCACAAGACAAGCCTGTACTGGGAGCGCGGGCCGTGAGGGCGCAGCACCCGCATACCCGGCCCGAGCGCCTCAAGCGGAGTCCTCGGCCGCTGGGGCATGCCTCCACACGCCAGGCATTGAAGCGACTGCGCGAGCAGTACCGGAGCTTCGTCGCGGCCTTCAGAGAGGCGGCGGCTCAGTGGAGGAGGGGAAACTTTTCGGCGAGCTTTCCGCTCTTCTCCTTCCCGCCGCGTGTCGTACCAGGTCGCGTCGCTCGAGTTCTTTGACACCCTCTCGGAGGACACCCTCTCGGAGACACCCTCTCGGGGTCACCCTCTCGGGGTCACCCGTACCACACCTCAGTCGAGCGCGTAGCCGAACTGCTCGCGGAACCTCGCGGCGAATTCGTCGTAGGTGAACTTCTGGTTCTGCGTGCCGGGGTGCTCGACCTTGAGCGCGCCCATCAGCGAGGCCATGCGGCCGCAGGTGGGTAGGTCGAGGCCGCGCATCAGGCCGAGGATCAGGCCGGCACGGTAGGCATCGCCGCAGCCGGTCGGGTCGACCACCTGGCGCTCGCGTGCCGGAGGGATCTCATGGCATTCGCTCCGCGTGAGGATCCGCGAGCCGCGCGGGCCACGCGTGATGATGTAGGCACGGACCTTGGAGGCGATGGCCGCCTCGTCCCAGCCGGTGCGTTCCTGGAGCAGGTTCGACTCGTAGTCGTTGACGACGATGTAGTCGGCCAGCTCGATGAAATGGCGGAACTCGTCGCCGTTGAACAGCGGCATCATCTGGCCGGGATCGAAGATGAAGGGGATGCCGCAGTCGTGGAATTCCCGGGCGTTCTGCAGCATGCCGTCGTGGCAGTCCGGCGCGACGATGCCGAAGGTGATGCCCTTCACGTCGCGCACGTGGTTGTCGTGGCTGCGGCTCATCGCGCCCGGGTGGAAGGCCGTGAGCTGGTTGTTGTCGAGGTCGGTGGTGATGAACGCCTGGGGGGTGAACATGTCCTCGAGCACGCGGACCTGATCGAGGCGGATGCCACACTTCTCGAAATGGGCGCGGTAGGGCGCGAAGTCCTGGCCGACCGTCGCCATGGGCACCGGGTCGCCGCCGAGGAGCTTGAGGTTGTAGGCGATGTTGCCGGCGCAGCCGCCGAACTCGCGGCGCATCCGCGGGACCAGGAAGGACACGCTCAGGATGTGCACCTTGTCCGGCAGGATGTGGTTCTTGAACTGGTCCTGGAACACCATGATGGTGTCGTAGGCCAGCGAGCCGCAGATCAGCGCAGACATGGCTACCTCCCCCAAGCCGCCACGCCGGGCGCGGCGGGGCACCCAGGATAGCGGCTGGCCTTCGCGGCGGCCAGCCGTCCTCCTACGAGCCGGAGAGCGCGAGGTGTCGGAGCTGACTCTTTGACACCTCATGTTGGCCCGATCGAGGAGCTCTGACCGGTCGGCAGTAGACCCCGCCGCCACCCCTCTCCCTGGTTTCCTTCAGGATTCTCCGGGTGGCGGCCGTGGGTCACCACCTCGGCCCTGCGGAGGCAGACCCTTGCAACCATGGCCAAGCTCATGTCCCCGCGCCCGTGCTACCTTCGCAAGC
The sequence above is drawn from the Archangium gephyra genome and encodes:
- a CDS encoding carbohydrate kinase family protein, translated to MSALICGSLAYDTIMVFQDQFKNHILPDKVHILSVSFLVPRMRREFGGCAGNIAYNLKLLGGDPVPMATVGQDFAPYRAHFEKCGIRLDQVRVLEDMFTPQAFITTDLDNNQLTAFHPGAMSRSHDNHVRDVKGITFGIVAPDCHDGMLQNAREFHDCGIPFIFDPGQMMPLFNGDEFRHFIELADYIVVNDYESNLLQERTGWDEAAIASKVRAYIITRGPRGSRILTRSECHEIPPARERQVVDPTGCGDAYRAGLILGLMRGLDLPTCGRMASLMGALKVEHPGTQNQKFTYDEFAARFREQFGYALD
- a CDS encoding SDR family oxidoreductase gives rise to the protein MAQKNPREAGPKPPMPPQEQQAPGLEGQMTPEPDYGLTSYKGLGRLKDRVVLITGGDSGIGRAVCLAFAREGADVAFAYLNEDPDAEVTRKVVEDSGHQVLALKGDITDESVCRRIIEDTVKRFGRIDVLVNNAAYQGKKVEKFEELTAERVERTFRTNIIAMFNLVRYALPHMKAGASIINTASIQAYNPSPGILDYACTKGAIVTFTKGLAQELIERGIRVNCVAPGPVWTPLIPQSFNAEKVKKFGEQSPMGRAAQPVELAPSYVFLASDESRYVNGEILGVTGGQILA
- a CDS encoding transposase — encoded protein: MGWPLRMFQEEGYYFVTSRCFQGRLLLRPSAEVNEVVGGVLAKAVQRSAGSVRLHAFTFASNHFHLLVWARGAELACFMQYLRANLSKKVGRLVDWRGGFWERRYSAEPVLDDTALVGRLRYVLAHGVKEGLVQGSAEWPGLTCLPQLLGPARRVFQWFNWTKRWSRRGRGSEDRATGEGRFGEELAEPVELEVAPLPCWEGLGEEGRQRAVRGLVEGVEAEARAQDKPVLGARAVRAQHPHTRPERLKRSPRPLGHASTRQALKRLREQYRSFVAAFREAAAQWRRGNFSASFPLFSFPPRVVPGRVARVL